In Nocardia sp. NBC_00403, one DNA window encodes the following:
- a CDS encoding DUF2530 domain-containing protein, translating into MTQKVPEIPQRLTDPRPVLAVGSALWLIATVVAWAAGERWESARPVCLMGLAVGLLGYTIFAIQRRGARRGDKGAQTGL; encoded by the coding sequence GTGACGCAGAAAGTGCCCGAGATCCCGCAGCGGCTCACCGATCCACGGCCGGTGCTCGCCGTTGGCAGTGCGCTGTGGCTGATCGCCACGGTGGTGGCGTGGGCCGCTGGCGAGCGTTGGGAGTCGGCCCGCCCGGTGTGCCTCATGGGGCTGGCCGTCGGTCTGCTCGGGTACACGATCTTCGCGATCCAGCGCCGCGGCGCGCGGCGCGGCGACAAGGGCGCGCAAACCGGCCTCTAG
- a CDS encoding MarR family winged helix-turn-helix transcriptional regulator, producing MTTPSDVRALAGELSLAVVRLTRHLRGRRADAQISLTQLSALATLHRDGAMTPGALAAKERVQPPSMTRVIASLSDLGLVERKPHPTDGRQIIVSLSDAGRALIADETSAREAWMTEQLSTLTDEQLVVLTRAVGIMKQLVTESE from the coding sequence GTGACAACGCCATCGGATGTTCGAGCTCTCGCTGGTGAGCTGTCGCTTGCCGTGGTGCGTTTGACGCGACATCTGCGGGGGCGGCGCGCCGACGCGCAAATTTCGCTGACCCAGCTGTCCGCGCTGGCCACGCTGCACCGGGACGGCGCGATGACGCCGGGCGCTCTCGCGGCCAAGGAGCGCGTGCAGCCGCCGTCGATGACGCGGGTGATCGCCTCACTGTCGGACCTGGGGTTGGTCGAGCGCAAGCCGCACCCGACCGACGGCAGGCAGATCATCGTCTCGCTGTCGGATGCGGGCCGTGCGTTGATCGCCGATGAGACCAGTGCCCGTGAGGCCTGGATGACCGAGCAGCTTTCCACCCTGACCGACGAGCAGTTGGTGGTGCTGACCAGGGCCGTCGGCATCATGAAGCAACTCGTCACCGAGTCCGAATAG
- a CDS encoding YccF domain-containing protein, with protein sequence MKPIQLVLNVLWLVFVGFWMALGYILAGVICCILIITIPWGIASFRIAAYALWPFGRTTVEKPGAGTGSLLGNIIWFIVAGWWLALGHLLTSIPLFISIIGIPFGWANLKLIPLSLFPLGREIVDSDQPFGAR encoded by the coding sequence ATGAAGCCGATTCAGCTCGTCCTCAACGTGCTCTGGCTGGTGTTCGTCGGGTTCTGGATGGCACTGGGCTACATCCTCGCCGGCGTCATCTGCTGCATCCTGATCATCACGATCCCGTGGGGCATCGCGTCGTTCCGGATCGCGGCCTACGCGCTGTGGCCGTTCGGGCGGACCACCGTAGAGAAGCCGGGCGCGGGCACAGGTTCGCTACTCGGCAACATCATCTGGTTCATTGTGGCGGGTTGGTGGCTCGCGCTCGGCCACCTGCTCACCAGCATCCCGCTGTTCATCTCGATTATCGGAATCCCGTTCGGGTGGGCGAATCTCAAGCTGATCCCGCTGTCGCTGTTCCCACTCGGCCGCGAGATCGTCGACAGCGACCAGCCCTTCGGCGCGCGGTAG
- a CDS encoding GNAT family N-acetyltransferase gives MTLIPGITIRSATEGDAAGIELVVQTAFGMRPDAALREPYRRLFPPENAIVAVDGDRVVGHVESTEMTLTVPGERTVSACGIAGVAVAPTHRRRGILRAMYTEQHRRIEAAGLPLTIFTASQGGIYGRFGYGPAIRENAVHIDRRFAEFLPSAPDPGGVELAILAESTEQVRAIYDRWRRLTPGAQVRPDARWETTFLDPECFRKGGTDLYALLHQDGYVLYRYHSRDRVKTASVVEIRTVTTEAHAALWRTLCGLDLVTRIEAELTDNDPLPYLLTDPRRVRTDNRYDGLWLRLMDVPAALGARSYQRDLDVVLAVTDPFRNAGGVFALRVRDGVADCAPTTRTADIELGIDVLGSMYLGAYPARVFAAANRLHAKDSGQVRALDEAFGAERDAVLGWFF, from the coding sequence ATGACGCTGATACCCGGTATCACCATTCGATCGGCTACCGAGGGCGATGCGGCCGGGATCGAGCTAGTGGTCCAGACGGCCTTCGGGATGCGGCCCGACGCGGCGTTGCGGGAGCCGTATCGGCGGCTGTTTCCGCCGGAGAACGCGATTGTCGCGGTGGACGGTGACCGGGTGGTCGGGCATGTCGAGTCGACGGAGATGACGTTGACGGTGCCGGGCGAGCGGACCGTTTCGGCCTGCGGTATCGCGGGGGTTGCCGTGGCGCCCACGCATCGACGGCGCGGGATTCTGCGCGCGATGTACACCGAACAGCATCGACGGATCGAGGCGGCCGGGCTGCCGTTGACGATCTTCACCGCGAGCCAGGGCGGCATCTACGGACGGTTCGGATACGGGCCGGCGATCCGGGAAAACGCCGTGCACATCGATCGGCGCTTCGCCGAGTTCCTGCCCTCGGCACCGGATCCCGGCGGCGTGGAACTGGCGATACTCGCCGAGTCGACCGAACAGGTGCGAGCGATCTATGACCGGTGGCGCAGGCTGACCCCCGGCGCGCAGGTGCGTCCCGATGCACGCTGGGAGACCACCTTCCTCGACCCCGAGTGTTTTCGGAAAGGCGGCACCGACCTTTACGCGCTCCTGCACCAGGACGGATACGTGTTGTACCGATACCACTCCCGGGACCGCGTCAAAACCGCCAGTGTGGTCGAGATCCGGACGGTGACCACCGAAGCTCATGCCGCACTGTGGCGGACGCTCTGCGGACTGGATCTGGTCACCAGGATCGAGGCCGAACTCACCGACAACGACCCGCTCCCCTACCTGCTGACCGATCCGAGACGGGTACGGACCGACAACCGTTATGACGGACTCTGGTTGCGGCTCATGGATGTACCGGCCGCACTCGGCGCGCGCTCGTATCAGCGCGACCTGGATGTCGTACTCGCAGTGACCGACCCGTTCCGGAACGCGGGCGGCGTCTTCGCGCTGCGGGTACGCGACGGTGTCGCCGACTGCGCGCCGACCACCCGCACCGCCGATATCGAACTCGGTATCGACGTGCTCGGCAGCATGTATCTCGGTGCGTATCCGGCGCGGGTGTTCGCCGCCGCGAACCGGTTGCACGCCAAGGATTCCGGGCAGGTGCGCGCGCTCGACGAAGCGTTCGGGGCCGAGCGCGACGCGGTTCTCGGTTGGTTCTTCTGA
- a CDS encoding TrmH family RNA methyltransferase, which translates to MAEVIDIDDPADPRVDDFRDLKSADRRPDLPGRKGLVIAEGVVVVQRMLGSRFRPSALLGVDKRRDELAADLDGVDVPYYRASAEVMAQVVGFHLNRGVLAVARRPAELTVDEALDGARTVAVLEGVNDHENLGSMFRNAAGLGAEAILFGDRCADPLYRRAVRVSMGHVLRVPFAQLPHWPGGLDMLRDKGFQIIALTPNPAAVNLATAMTGERVALLLGAEGPGLTAAAMQATDIRARIPMSPGTDSLNVATAAAMAFYERVRTS; encoded by the coding sequence GTGGCCGAAGTGATCGATATCGACGACCCCGCCGATCCGCGGGTCGATGACTTTCGCGACCTCAAGTCCGCTGATCGGCGGCCCGACCTGCCTGGGCGCAAGGGGCTGGTCATCGCGGAGGGGGTCGTCGTGGTGCAACGGATGCTCGGCTCGCGGTTCCGGCCGAGTGCGTTGCTCGGGGTGGACAAGCGGCGCGACGAGCTCGCGGCCGATCTCGACGGTGTCGACGTACCGTATTACCGGGCGAGTGCCGAGGTGATGGCGCAGGTAGTGGGGTTCCACCTCAATCGCGGGGTGCTCGCCGTGGCCCGACGTCCCGCCGAGCTGACCGTGGACGAGGCGCTCGACGGAGCGCGGACGGTGGCAGTGCTGGAGGGCGTCAACGATCACGAGAACCTCGGATCGATGTTCCGGAATGCGGCGGGGTTGGGGGCCGAGGCGATTCTGTTCGGGGACCGATGCGCCGATCCGCTGTATCGGCGGGCCGTGCGGGTGTCTATGGGCCATGTCCTCCGGGTGCCGTTCGCACAACTTCCGCACTGGCCCGGTGGACTGGATATGCTGCGAGACAAGGGATTCCAGATCATCGCGCTGACACCGAATCCGGCTGCGGTGAATCTGGCGACGGCGATGACGGGGGAGCGGGTGGCTTTGCTTTTGGGTGCGGAGGGACCCGGGTTGACCGCGGCGGCCATGCAGGCCACCGACATCCGCGCCAGAATTCCGATGTCGCCGGGCACTGATTCGTTGAACGTCGCGACCGCGGCGGCAATGGCGTTCTATGAACGGGTGCGGACATCGTGA
- a CDS encoding DUF2537 domain-containing protein gives MNYLPNGAYRPYPPYQDPTPWAAGVTVAVMVGLLTAVAVYAFGDALAHVHPILAVLVNLVAAGGAAPTAWRWRFVPVTRWVLAGGAAGVLLGWLALLFGGLAA, from the coding sequence GTGAATTACCTGCCGAACGGGGCGTATCGGCCCTATCCGCCCTACCAGGACCCGACGCCGTGGGCTGCCGGGGTCACCGTCGCCGTCATGGTGGGGTTACTGACGGCGGTCGCGGTGTACGCGTTCGGTGATGCGTTGGCGCACGTGCATCCGATACTTGCGGTGCTGGTCAACCTTGTCGCGGCCGGTGGCGCCGCACCGACGGCCTGGCGCTGGCGCTTCGTTCCGGTGACCCGCTGGGTGCTCGCCGGTGGTGCGGCCGGCGTGCTGCTCGGCTGGCTGGCGCTGCTGTTCGGCGGGTTGGCCGCATAA
- a CDS encoding DUF6928 family protein, with translation MLSKASSLWYVDALDPLAVLRANHDPDPDAALALAKQLHADRDVLPIMVGTLGGCAGPDADEVYIGCYPGVTVVCSTQSALVHPTALPELLVRPLASEHTYLIAFDAAHGWGSFAHWERGEFRRSFSSTRVNILEDEGLPLVWERPYWAGDHPVQWYPGDLPDPQTLPFDPPDFADAANHQWLGFHYRAPATDGALMPGDISVCGFTLYPKGQAPDPATLMLRDDESDIDAKRRRSLFSWLRGRDRVC, from the coding sequence ATGCTGTCCAAAGCTTCGTCCCTCTGGTACGTCGACGCACTCGATCCGTTGGCGGTACTCCGCGCGAACCACGATCCGGACCCGGATGCGGCACTCGCCCTGGCGAAGCAGCTGCACGCCGACCGAGATGTGTTGCCGATCATGGTCGGCACACTCGGTGGTTGCGCCGGTCCGGACGCCGACGAGGTGTACATCGGCTGCTATCCCGGTGTCACCGTGGTGTGTTCGACGCAGTCGGCGTTGGTGCATCCGACGGCGCTGCCCGAATTACTCGTCCGGCCGCTGGCTTCGGAGCACACCTATCTCATCGCGTTCGACGCGGCGCACGGCTGGGGCTCCTTCGCGCATTGGGAGCGTGGCGAATTCCGCCGCTCCTTCAGTTCGACGCGGGTGAACATCCTCGAAGACGAGGGCCTGCCGCTGGTGTGGGAGCGCCCGTACTGGGCGGGTGATCATCCAGTGCAGTGGTATCCCGGCGATCTGCCCGACCCGCAGACCCTGCCGTTCGATCCACCCGACTTCGCCGACGCCGCCAATCACCAGTGGCTCGGATTCCACTACCGCGCGCCCGCGACCGACGGTGCGCTGATGCCCGGCGATATCTCGGTGTGCGGTTTCACCCTGTACCCGAAGGGCCAAGCACCGGACCCGGCCACTCTGATGCTCAGGGACGACGAGTCGGACATCGACGCGAAACGCAGACGCAGCCTTTTCAGTTGGCTGCGCGGGCGGGACCGCGTCTGCTGA
- the sepH gene encoding septation protein SepH translates to MRELRVIGVTPDSTHIVCIDTETGTKYRLPADDKLRAAARGDLARFGQIEIEMEATMRPRDIQARIRSGASVEQVTEESGMPASRVERFAYPVLLERARAAELAQKAHPVRADGPAVETLIDIVTAAFTERGHNIEGVEWDAWKDEKGFWVAQLQWQNGRSDITAHWRYQPDAHGGSVSPLDDPASDLIDPDFGRALRGLATILPPQAEIEAPAAPEVPVETRPAETRPAEARPAREAAPAARTAARQNQPMLDEYYEQRSVVAGGSSTAIPAAASTNAIPAASSSAPAVTAGTNTAPAAGTSTTATPAPSAGTVPSEPAAPKAPAPSKVPAASTEETAKPNNGKAAPAKSNRTKRGKAPMPSWEDVLLGVRSSGH, encoded by the coding sequence GTGCGTGAACTTCGAGTGATCGGGGTGACGCCCGACTCCACGCACATCGTGTGTATCGACACCGAGACCGGCACCAAGTACCGGCTGCCCGCCGACGACAAGCTTCGAGCCGCAGCCCGCGGAGACCTTGCCCGATTCGGCCAGATTGAGATCGAAATGGAAGCAACTATGCGTCCTCGCGATATTCAAGCTCGTATCCGGTCCGGAGCCTCCGTCGAACAGGTCACCGAAGAGTCCGGGATGCCGGCCAGTCGGGTCGAGCGGTTCGCCTACCCCGTGCTGCTGGAGCGCGCCCGCGCCGCCGAACTCGCGCAGAAGGCGCATCCGGTCCGCGCCGACGGCCCCGCGGTGGAAACCCTCATCGATATCGTCACCGCCGCCTTCACCGAGCGCGGGCACAATATCGAGGGCGTCGAATGGGATGCCTGGAAAGACGAGAAGGGCTTCTGGGTCGCCCAACTGCAGTGGCAGAACGGCCGTTCCGACATTACGGCGCACTGGCGCTACCAGCCGGATGCCCACGGCGGTTCGGTGTCGCCCCTCGACGATCCCGCCTCCGATTTGATCGATCCCGATTTCGGTCGCGCGCTACGCGGGCTGGCCACGATTCTTCCGCCGCAGGCCGAGATCGAGGCGCCTGCCGCGCCCGAGGTCCCGGTGGAGACCAGGCCGGCCGAAACTCGCCCTGCCGAAGCCCGACCGGCTAGGGAAGCGGCCCCGGCTGCGCGGACCGCGGCCCGGCAGAACCAGCCGATGCTGGACGAGTACTACGAACAGCGTTCCGTCGTCGCGGGTGGTAGCAGCACCGCCATCCCGGCCGCCGCCAGCACCAACGCCATTCCGGCTGCGAGCAGTAGTGCGCCTGCCGTAACGGCCGGAACCAACACGGCACCCGCCGCGGGTACTTCGACCACCGCAACCCCGGCACCGAGCGCAGGCACTGTCCCGTCCGAGCCCGCCGCGCCGAAGGCTCCGGCTCCTTCGAAGGTTCCTGCGGCCTCCACCGAGGAGACCGCCAAGCCCAACAACGGCAAGGCCGCGCCCGCGAAGTCCAATCGGACCAAGCGCGGTAAGGCTCCGATGCCGTCCTGGGAGGACGTGCTGCTCGGCGTCCGTAGCTCCGGCCACTGA
- the serC gene encoding phosphoserine transaminase translates to MTTAFPTIPDDLKPADGRFGCGPSKVRPEQLQSLVEVGASVFGTSHRQKPVKDVVARVRSGLRELFALPDGYEVVLGNGGTTAFWDAAAFGLIRERSLHLTNGEFSSKFAAVAKGNPFIGDPIVVSSEPGSAPEPVSDPSVDLIGWAHNETSTGVSIPVQRPAGSEHALIAIDATSGAGGLPVNISDSDVYYFAPQKCFASDGGLWVALMSPAALARVEEIKASGRWTPEFLSLPIAIDNSTKDQTYNTPALSTLLLFANQIEWLNGNGGLDWAVKRTLDSSSRLYSWAESSEYATPYVTDPAHRSQVVGTIDFADSVDAAAVAKVLRANGIVDTEPYRKLGRNQLRVGMFPAIDPEDVSQLIRSIDYVVEKLA, encoded by the coding sequence ATGACCACTGCGTTCCCGACGATTCCCGACGATCTCAAGCCTGCCGACGGACGGTTCGGCTGTGGCCCCTCCAAGGTGCGACCGGAGCAGTTGCAGTCCCTGGTCGAGGTGGGCGCCTCGGTGTTCGGAACCAGTCACCGGCAGAAACCGGTCAAAGATGTGGTTGCGCGGGTGCGCAGCGGACTGCGTGAGCTGTTCGCGCTGCCCGACGGCTACGAGGTCGTGCTCGGCAACGGTGGCACCACCGCGTTCTGGGATGCGGCCGCATTCGGCCTGATCCGCGAGCGTTCGCTGCACCTGACCAACGGTGAGTTCAGCTCGAAGTTCGCCGCGGTGGCCAAGGGCAACCCCTTCATCGGCGATCCGATCGTGGTCTCGTCCGAGCCGGGCAGCGCGCCGGAGCCGGTGTCGGACCCGTCGGTCGACCTGATCGGCTGGGCCCACAACGAAACCTCCACCGGCGTCTCGATCCCCGTGCAGCGCCCGGCCGGTTCGGAGCACGCCCTCATCGCCATCGACGCCACCTCCGGCGCCGGCGGTCTGCCGGTGAACATCTCCGACTCCGACGTCTACTACTTCGCACCGCAGAAGTGCTTCGCCTCTGACGGCGGCCTGTGGGTCGCGCTGATGAGCCCCGCCGCACTGGCTCGCGTCGAGGAGATCAAGGCCTCGGGTCGCTGGACCCCCGAGTTCCTTTCGCTGCCGATCGCGATCGACAACAGCACCAAGGACCAGACCTACAACACCCCCGCCCTGAGCACCCTGCTGCTGTTCGCCAACCAGATCGAGTGGCTCAACGGCAACGGTGGCCTGGACTGGGCGGTCAAGCGGACCCTGGATTCGTCCTCGCGCCTGTACTCCTGGGCCGAGTCGAGCGAGTACGCCACGCCGTACGTCACCGACCCGGCACACCGTTCGCAGGTCGTCGGCACCATCGACTTCGCCGACTCGGTCGACGCGGCTGCCGTCGCGAAGGTGCTGCGCGCCAACGGAATCGTCGACACCGAGCCCTACCGCAAGCTCGGCCGCAACCAGCTGCGCGTCGGCATGTTCCCGGCAATCGACCCGGAAGACGTCAGCCAGTTGATCCGCAGCATCGACTACGTCGTAGAGAAGCTGGCCTAG
- a CDS encoding GTP-binding protein, with protein MTAPESVAPSSGTRAVSAKIVIAGEFGVGKTTLVGAVSDIVPLRTEAVITDLSAEVDDTSPVPDKHTTTVAMDFGRISLADDLVLYLFGTPGQHRFWFMWDDLSLGAIGAIVLVDARRVDESFAAVDYFEELGLPFLVAVNEFDGGPKFPEAAIRDALSVPDHVPVMMIDARNRESAKNALIAVTGYALSRVSPSATA; from the coding sequence ATGACCGCACCCGAATCCGTAGCCCCCTCCTCCGGAACCCGCGCCGTCTCGGCGAAGATCGTGATCGCAGGTGAGTTCGGTGTCGGCAAGACCACGCTGGTAGGCGCGGTATCCGATATCGTGCCGTTGCGGACCGAGGCGGTGATCACCGATCTGAGCGCCGAAGTGGACGACACCTCGCCGGTTCCCGATAAACACACCACCACGGTGGCAATGGACTTCGGGCGCATCAGCCTGGCCGACGACCTGGTGCTCTACCTGTTCGGCACGCCCGGCCAGCACCGCTTCTGGTTCATGTGGGACGACCTCAGCCTCGGTGCGATCGGCGCGATTGTGCTGGTCGATGCCCGCCGCGTGGACGAAAGCTTTGCGGCGGTCGACTACTTCGAGGAGCTCGGCCTGCCCTTCCTTGTCGCCGTCAACGAGTTCGACGGCGGGCCGAAATTCCCCGAAGCGGCCATCCGCGATGCCCTGTCGGTGCCCGACCACGTCCCGGTCATGATGATCGACGCCCGCAACCGCGAGTCGGCGAAGAACGCACTCATCGCCGTCACCGGCTACGCCCTCAGCCGAGTCTCGCCCTCGGCCACCGCCTGA